In Desulfotignum phosphitoxidans DSM 13687, a single window of DNA contains:
- a CDS encoding aldo/keto reductase encodes MSTKESNIRRREFLQVLGAAGVGSMVASVIRPATAEAAPMKVGSRPFGRTGIDVPILSLGTMFDTGANQLLLRQAVKWGVTYWDTAQYYNRWGSEYGIGKYLAKFPRDRKKIFLVSKSGNRGTGGLTAELEDSLNNLKTDYLDLFFLHAVSNATRELTLEIKTWAEKMKSQGKIRLFGFSTHSNMADSLSHAATLGWIDGIMTTYNYKVMTTDKMKRAVDACHKAGIGLTAMKTQASSSWSHKGEESATSEALEKRFLDKGMTKEQARLLAVWTDDRIAAVCSQMQTMTILKANTEAATNITALTARDRRFFEAEARATAPHYCAGCTAACKAVIAEDIPVGKIMRCLMYSRSYGDHFRARTEYLDIPESVRARLSTLDYGAAEQKCPQNMPIARLMAEAAEELS; translated from the coding sequence ATGAGCACAAAAGAATCAAACATCAGGCGTCGTGAGTTTCTGCAAGTTCTCGGAGCCGCCGGGGTCGGCAGCATGGTCGCTTCGGTCATAAGGCCGGCAACTGCGGAGGCCGCCCCCATGAAGGTGGGCTCCCGCCCCTTTGGCCGTACCGGCATTGATGTGCCCATACTGTCTCTGGGGACCATGTTCGATACCGGTGCCAATCAGCTGCTGTTGCGGCAGGCGGTGAAATGGGGGGTAACCTACTGGGATACGGCCCAGTATTACAACCGGTGGGGCAGTGAGTATGGCATCGGCAAGTATCTGGCCAAATTCCCCAGGGACCGCAAAAAGATATTTCTGGTGTCCAAATCCGGAAACCGGGGAACCGGCGGCCTGACTGCTGAGCTTGAAGACTCCCTGAACAACCTTAAAACAGATTATCTCGATCTCTTTTTTCTGCATGCCGTTAGTAATGCAACGCGTGAGCTGACACTTGAGATCAAGACCTGGGCTGAAAAGATGAAATCCCAGGGGAAGATCCGCCTCTTTGGCTTCAGTACCCATTCCAATATGGCCGACTCCCTGTCCCATGCTGCAACCCTGGGCTGGATCGACGGCATCATGACCACCTACAACTACAAGGTCATGACCACAGATAAGATGAAGCGTGCTGTCGACGCCTGCCACAAGGCCGGGATCGGACTGACCGCTATGAAAACCCAGGCTTCCTCATCCTGGTCTCACAAAGGAGAGGAAAGCGCAACGAGCGAGGCCCTGGAAAAACGGTTTCTGGATAAGGGGATGACAAAGGAACAGGCCAGATTGCTTGCTGTCTGGACTGATGACAGGATCGCGGCAGTCTGCTCCCAGATGCAGACCATGACCATCCTTAAAGCCAATACGGAAGCCGCAACGAATATTACCGCCCTGACCGCCCGTGACCGCCGTTTTTTTGAAGCAGAGGCCCGGGCCACTGCACCTCATTATTGCGCCGGCTGCACAGCTGCCTGCAAGGCAGTGATTGCCGAAGATATCCCTGTGGGTAAAATCATGCGCTGTCTGATGTATTCCCGCAGCTACGGGGATCATTTTCGCGCCCGGACGGAATACCTGGATATCCCGGAATCCGTTCGTGCAAGGCTGTCAACGCTGGATTACGGCGCAGCAGAGCAAAAGTGTCCCCAGAACATGCCCATTGCCCGGCTCATGGCTGAGGCTGCCGAGGAATTATCATGA
- a CDS encoding 4Fe-4S binding protein: protein MRLVTIRRITQGFFLVLMIGSCLVNRVGDRWYELRGWPVSWLLELDPLVGLATVLTTGSLYKGLLWGTLTLALTALLGRFFCGWLCPLGTLQQMVGAWTDKGRRPKARAYGRQSHPGQKIKYLLLTALLTMAGVELVCPLVDLSGQGGWIPPVAVILAGIVLIRTGQKTPWKRSTGWAMAVAGSLCLMLGNLLPGNRLLAAGLQTGILDPIPLVYRSVSLVVLPLISPDGTFVVVTGGLLTGGVFVLVLALSAWRPRFYCRYVCPLGALLGLTVRWSVWRMGRQDKNGDACTGCGRCDHHCEGACDPANEIQWAECVLCYNCRDDCPERIMGYSTRPSTTGENPGPDLSRRAVLTAGATGAILLPLARLGDPLGVGWRPDLVRPPGSLTEEAFLNRCIKCGLCMRVCPTNVIQPTVLEAGIEGLWTPRLDFRLGSSGCQHNCIACGSVCPTAAIRPLALEERMGTASFADKGPVRIGTAFMDRGRCLPWAMGIPCIVCQENCPVSPKAITTRTIMETVAGLDRLIVQQVSSRAVHLNLPFTRSPLAGGDYFLAGPAGPQNALRITGLQAGWIQVAGDPAGAGFRQQTPAAVVVRLQQPYVDPLHCIGCGVCQHECPVRGRAAIRVTSENETRSRAHALLAGTGLPHSKD, encoded by the coding sequence ATGAGACTTGTGACGATCAGACGGATTACCCAGGGCTTTTTTCTGGTCCTGATGATCGGCAGCTGCTTAGTTAACCGGGTGGGTGACCGCTGGTACGAACTGCGGGGATGGCCGGTAAGCTGGCTTCTTGAACTGGATCCCCTGGTGGGTCTGGCCACGGTGCTGACCACAGGCAGTCTGTACAAGGGTTTACTCTGGGGGACACTTACCCTGGCACTGACCGCTCTTCTGGGCCGTTTTTTCTGTGGATGGCTCTGCCCCCTGGGAACCCTTCAGCAGATGGTGGGGGCGTGGACGGATAAAGGCCGCAGGCCAAAGGCGCGGGCTTATGGACGGCAGTCCCATCCTGGCCAGAAGATCAAATACCTGCTGCTCACAGCTCTCTTGACCATGGCCGGGGTTGAGCTTGTCTGTCCCCTGGTGGATTTGTCAGGCCAGGGCGGCTGGATACCGCCAGTGGCTGTCATTCTGGCCGGTATTGTCCTGATCCGGACGGGACAGAAAACCCCTTGGAAGAGATCTACGGGATGGGCCATGGCGGTGGCTGGTTCCCTGTGTCTTATGCTGGGTAATCTCCTGCCAGGCAACCGCCTTCTGGCTGCCGGCCTGCAGACCGGAATTCTGGATCCTATCCCCCTGGTCTATCGCTCTGTTTCATTGGTGGTGCTACCGCTGATTTCCCCGGACGGAACTTTCGTTGTGGTGACCGGAGGTCTGCTTACCGGCGGTGTGTTTGTCCTGGTATTGGCCCTATCCGCCTGGCGCCCCCGGTTTTACTGCCGGTATGTCTGTCCCCTTGGCGCCCTGCTCGGACTTACGGTCAGATGGTCGGTATGGCGGATGGGAAGGCAGGATAAAAACGGTGACGCCTGTACCGGATGCGGGCGGTGCGATCATCATTGCGAAGGGGCATGCGATCCTGCCAATGAGATCCAATGGGCAGAGTGTGTGCTCTGCTACAACTGCCGGGACGACTGCCCGGAACGTATTATGGGTTATAGCACCCGACCGTCAACCACAGGAGAGAACCCAGGCCCTGATTTAAGCCGGCGGGCTGTGTTAACAGCCGGAGCCACCGGTGCGATTCTTCTGCCCCTGGCACGACTGGGGGATCCTTTGGGGGTGGGATGGCGGCCTGATCTGGTGCGGCCGCCGGGCAGCCTGACTGAAGAAGCGTTTTTAAACCGATGCATTAAATGCGGGCTGTGCATGCGGGTCTGCCCTACCAATGTGATCCAGCCGACTGTGCTGGAGGCAGGGATTGAAGGGCTGTGGACGCCCCGTCTGGATTTCCGGCTGGGATCCAGTGGCTGCCAGCACAACTGCATTGCCTGCGGTTCTGTCTGCCCCACAGCGGCCATCCGCCCCCTGGCCCTGGAAGAACGGATGGGCACAGCCTCTTTTGCGGACAAAGGCCCGGTCAGGATCGGGACCGCCTTTATGGACCGGGGCCGCTGCCTGCCATGGGCCATGGGCATCCCCTGTATCGTCTGCCAGGAGAACTGTCCGGTCAGCCCCAAGGCCATTACCACCCGGACGATAATGGAAACGGTGGCAGGACTCGACCGTTTAATCGTTCAGCAGGTGAGCAGCCGGGCCGTTCATCTGAACCTGCCGTTCACCCGCAGCCCCCTGGCCGGAGGGGACTATTTTTTGGCCGGACCGGCAGGCCCCCAAAACGCGTTGCGGATCACAGGGCTTCAGGCAGGCTGGATACAGGTGGCTGGTGATCCGGCCGGTGCCGGATTCAGGCAGCAAACCCCGGCTGCCGTGGTTGTCAGACTGCAGCAGCCCTATGTGGATCCACTTCACTGCATCGGCTGCGGTGTCTGTCAGCATGAGTGCCCGGTGCGAGGCCGGGCAGCCATCCGTGTCACCAGTGAAAACGAAACACGAAGCCGTGCCCACGCCTTATTGGCAGGGACCGGACTTCCACACTCAAAGGATTAG
- a CDS encoding DUF362 domain-containing protein: MTDLNRREFIHRSVKAGLVSAGALGAGWWLHDTRPPALEPLPQSLPGIPDFSGALVEGPAMAIAKGTDRMDMADRALEALGGIRRFVSPGHRVVIKVNAAFASPPAICATSHPDLVTAVVTACRAAGASDVVVTDNPINDPASCFRLTGIGPAAEAAGGRVVLPTADQFSRVTLSGARLIRDWPVLIGPLADADCLIGLAPLKDHHRSGASMTIKNWYGLLGGRRNVFHQDIHTIITELAALVRPTLVILDAVTAMIHNGPTGGSISDLTRTNTLVAGVDQLAVDAMGAELLGRDLSQLPHLRQSADAGLGVLDYHTLNPVAVP, encoded by the coding sequence ATGACAGATCTTAACCGCAGGGAGTTCATTCACCGGTCCGTCAAGGCCGGACTGGTTTCCGCAGGCGCCCTGGGCGCTGGATGGTGGCTGCACGATACGCGCCCTCCGGCATTGGAACCATTGCCCCAGTCGCTTCCCGGCATCCCTGATTTTTCCGGCGCCCTGGTGGAGGGTCCTGCCATGGCCATCGCAAAAGGAACGGATCGGATGGATATGGCGGACCGAGCCCTGGAGGCCCTGGGCGGGATAAGACGGTTTGTAAGCCCCGGCCACCGGGTGGTGATCAAGGTGAATGCCGCATTTGCCTCTCCCCCTGCCATCTGCGCCACCTCCCATCCGGACCTGGTAACGGCAGTTGTCACGGCCTGCAGGGCTGCCGGCGCTTCTGATGTGGTGGTCACAGACAATCCCATAAACGATCCTGCCAGCTGTTTCAGGCTCACCGGCATCGGGCCGGCTGCCGAGGCTGCCGGCGGCCGGGTTGTCCTGCCCACAGCCGATCAATTTTCCAGGGTCACGCTTTCCGGTGCCAGGCTCATAAGAGACTGGCCGGTCCTGATCGGGCCCCTGGCTGATGCGGACTGTCTAATAGGGCTTGCCCCCTTGAAAGACCATCACCGCAGCGGTGCCTCCATGACCATCAAAAACTGGTACGGCCTCCTGGGAGGCCGCAGAAATGTGTTTCACCAGGACATTCACACCATTATCACGGAACTGGCCGCCCTGGTACGTCCTACCCTGGTGATTCTGGATGCCGTCACCGCCATGATTCACAACGGCCCCACAGGCGGATCCATTTCAGATCTGACCCGGACCAATACCCTTGTGGCAGGTGTCGACCAGCTTGCGGTTGATGCGATGGGTGCAGAACTTTTAGGCAGGGATCTCTCCCAGCTTCCCCACCTCCGGCAGTCAGCAGATGCCGGCTTAGGAGTCCTTGACTATCATACCCTGAATCCGGTGGCTGTCCCATGA